Below is a genomic region from Candidatus Aminicenantes bacterium.
GTACATGCAGGAAGCGGTTCCGGCCGGCAAAGGCGCCATGGCGGCCCTGATCGGGGCTGACATTGAAATTGTCCGCCAGACGATTGCCATGGTGAACGAAGAGCTCGCGGGCCTGCCCGCCGAACCCGAAGGGGTGAGGCGGGTGGTCAACCTGGCCAATTGGAACAGCGCCACCCAGATCGTCATCTCCGGTGAAAAGAATGCGGTTGAGGAGGCGGCGCGGCGCCTGGCGGTAAAAACCGTTTTTCTCCCGGTTTCGGCCCCTTTCCATTCGGAACTGATGCTTCCGGCCGAGGAGAAACTGGCTCTTGACCTGGACAGTGTGAAATTTTCTGATTTGCGCTTCCCGGTCATCAACAATTGGCAGGCGGCCGCGGTCGTTCGGGCCGATGAAGCCCGGGCCGGATTGAAAAAGCAGGTCTCGCGTCCGGTCTTATGGCAGGCGTCCATGGAAGCGATGCTCAACGAATCGGGCCTGGATCATTTCGTCGAGATCGGCACGGGCAAGGTGCTGGCCGGGTTGATGAAACGGGCCGCCAGGGACCGGCAGCGGGACGTGCAAATCGTAACCATTGAAAATATGGCCGACTTGAAAAAAAACGGTTGAAAACCCCGTCAGCGGCCTGGGCAGACGCTGAGGAGCATAAATTGCCCTAAAAACAGCCTAAAAAATCCAAATCAAAAAAATCTTTAATTATAGCCATTCTTAAGAAAAAAAAACTCGTTAATCAAGTCAGTTTTAGCTGTTCGGGGTGTCAGCGTTTCCATAGCGCCGATAAATCTATAAAAAAAACAAAAATAAACTTGACATTCGATTTTCAATATGTTAAAAATTTAGCAGTATGAAAATTACATACCATTGGAGAGCGAAATGTCTTTAATCAGTTTGACCAAATCCAAATCCATAGTCGGACTTGATATAGGTTCATTCGCCCTGAAGCTGGTTGAGTTAAAATCAAAGAAAAAAGGGAGCGAAACTCGTTACGAACTTGTTTCCATCGGCTACGAACCGGTCCCCTATCAGTCCATCGTCGAGGGCAGCATCATGGATTCGATGGCGGTGGCCGAAGCCATTCAGCATATTTTCTACGACAGCAAGGCCAAAAGCAGTCGCATCGCCTTCAATGTCTCCGGAAGTTCGGTCATTGTCAAGCGTATCGAGGTGCAGAGGCTGAATCCCGATGAAATGCACGAGCACATCCTTTGGGAAGCCCGGCCGCATATCCCTTTCACTCCCGATGAGGTCAACATTGACTATGAGATCATCGAATCCACCGACCTTCCACCCGACCGGGTGGCGGTCATCCTGGCCGCGGTTAGAAAGGAAAAATTGAACGATTACCTGAATGTCATCACCAGCGCCAGCAAGAACGCCGACATCGTCGACCTCGACTCGTTTGCCGCCTTGAACAGCGTCCTGCTCAATTACGAGCTCTACCGCGACAAGGTGCTGGCCATCATCAACATCGGTTCCTCCATCACCAATGTGATCATTTCCAAGGCCGGCCATCCCGCTTTCGTCAGGGATATCGCTTTTGGCGGCAACCAGTTCACCGACCTGCTGCAAAAGGAACTCAACCTCAAGTATGAGAAAGCCGAATCGGTCAAGAAGGGCCGGACCGTAGAAGGCATTTCCAGCGCCGCGGTCAAACCGATCATCAACATCGTGTTGAATGATCTGCGCAACGAGATCAAAAAAACGTTTGAGTTTTACCGTTCCAACACCACCGAGGGCCGGATCGACAACATCATGCTCAGCGGCGGCAGCGCTAACCTGGAAGCGATCACCGATTTTTTCTCCCAGGAATTCGATATCCCGGTCGAAGTGGTGAATCCCTTCAACAATATCGACATAAACTACAAGAAATTCGATCTAAATTTCATCAAGGACATGGCCCCGGTGTACACCATCGCCGTCGGCCTGGCCCTGAGGGCCCTGGGGGATTCTAAATGATCAAAATCAATTTACTGAGGCCTGAAAAGAAAGAGGTGGCTGCGGGCGGGACCACCGTCAGCGTGATTGATGAATCCAGGGAAAGCAAATTAAACATGCCCGCCCTGATTGGCGCCATTGCCATCACGGTCGGCACCATTGGCCTGCTCTACGTCCTGCAAACCAGCAGCCTCAGTTCTGAAAAAAAACTCCTGCAGGAGCGCACGCTCAGAAAGGCGGAGCTCGAAAAGGTCCTGCAGAAGCTGGCCGAACTTGAGTCCACCAAGCTGGAATTGGACCGCAAGATCAAAATCATCAACGATCTCAAGTTCAAACAG
It encodes:
- a CDS encoding ACP S-malonyltransferase; the protein is YMQEAVPAGKGAMAALIGADIEIVRQTIAMVNEELAGLPAEPEGVRRVVNLANWNSATQIVISGEKNAVEEAARRLAVKTVFLPVSAPFHSELMLPAEEKLALDLDSVKFSDLRFPVINNWQAAAVVRADEARAGLKKQVSRPVLWQASMEAMLNESGLDHFVEIGTGKVLAGLMKRAARDRQRDVQIVTIENMADLKKNG
- the pilM gene encoding type IV pilus assembly protein PilM, with protein sequence MSLISLTKSKSIVGLDIGSFALKLVELKSKKKGSETRYELVSIGYEPVPYQSIVEGSIMDSMAVAEAIQHIFYDSKAKSSRIAFNVSGSSVIVKRIEVQRLNPDEMHEHILWEARPHIPFTPDEVNIDYEIIESTDLPPDRVAVILAAVRKEKLNDYLNVITSASKNADIVDLDSFAALNSVLLNYELYRDKVLAIINIGSSITNVIISKAGHPAFVRDIAFGGNQFTDLLQKELNLKYEKAESVKKGRTVEGISSAAVKPIINIVLNDLRNEIKKTFEFYRSNTTEGRIDNIMLSGGSANLEAITDFFSQEFDIPVEVVNPFNNIDINYKKFDLNFIKDMAPVYTIAVGLALRALGDSK
- a CDS encoding PilN domain-containing protein, producing the protein MIKINLLRPEKKEVAAGGTTVSVIDESRESKLNMPALIGAIAITVGTIGLLYVLQTSSLSSEKKLLQERTLRKAELEKVLQKLAELESTKLELDRKIKIINDLKFKQKDAVFMMDKLSRCLPDWVWLTDLTFKGGALALSGKALSNNLIADLINNLQTSNSFINVKLRSSTRSKETGIDIFIFKVECVFVRQPEANKVV